The Phenylobacterium glaciei genomic sequence GCTCCTCTACCCAGTCGGCGCCGAGGGACAGGAAGGGCTCGATGGTGAAGACCAGGCCCTCGCTGATGCGGCGCGGGTCGCCGGGTTCGTACCAGGTGGGGATGTCGCCGGGCTCGTCGTGCAAGGATCGGCCCACCCCGTGCGAGGCCAGGTTGCGCACCAGGCTGTAGCCGTTCTTGCGGGCGAATCCCTCGATGGAGCGGCCGATCTCGTTGAGTTTGCCGCCGGGCTTCACCGAGCGGATGCCGGTCCACATGGCGCGGCGGCCGTCGCGGCACAGGCGCTCGATCTTGGGCGCGGTGGGCGGCACCGCGAAGCTGGCGCCGGTGTCGCCGAAGAAGCCGTCGATCTCGGCGGAGACATCGATATTCACCAGGTCGCCGGCCTTGATCACCGTATCGCCGGGAATGCCGTGAGCGCAGTCGGGCCCCACCGAGATGCAGGTGGCGCCGGGGAAATCGTAGGTG encodes the following:
- the map gene encoding type I methionyl aminopeptidase, which translates into the protein MTIGSEDELEKLRAAGSLVARTLTAMGASLEPGITTRELDQLGRALLEREGARSAPEVTYDFPGATCISVGPDCAHGIPGDTVIKAGDLVNIDVSAEIDGFFGDTGASFAVPPTAPKIERLCRDGRRAMWTGIRSVKPGGKLNEIGRSIEGFARKNGYSLVRNLASHGVGRSLHDEPGDIPTWYEPGDPRRISEGLVFTIEPFLSLGADWVEELDDGWTLRPPGRQPTVQYEHTLVATSRGPVILTLA